A region of the Pricia mediterranea genome:
GAGGAGACCTTATTGGCAAAGCAGGCGTTTATGCATCCCGAGGGATAATTCAGGTGCAAGTGCAAATTCAAGTGTAAGTAGAAGTTCAAGAGCAACAACAGCCTCTAGTCTCTTATCGCTATTCTTTTATCTTTATTCCGAAAAAATGAAAGCAGGTATCGTAGGACTGCCCAATGTTGGCAAGTCCACCCTTTTTAATTGCCTCTCCAACGCCAAGGCGCAGAGCGCTAACTTCCCTTTCTGTACCATCGAACCCAATATCGGGGTCGTCAACGTGCCGGACGAACGCTTGTTAAAGCTTGAAGAATTGGTCGATCCGCAACGGGTCTTGCCGGCAACGGTAGAAATCGTCGATATTGCGGGACTTGTGAAAGGAGCTAGTAAAGGCGAGGGCCTGGGCAACCAATTTTTGGGGAATATCCGCGAGACAGATGCTATTTTGCATGTGTTGCGCTGTTTCGACGATGAGAACGTGGTGCATGTGGACGGTTCCGTAGACCCCATTCGGGATAAGGAGACCATCGATATGGAATTGCAGCTGAAGGATCTGGAGACGGTGGAAAAGAAGCTTGATAAGGTCAAAAGGGCCGGGAAGACCGGTAACAAGGATGCCCTAAAGGAAGCGACCGTACTCGGAAAGGTAAAATCGGGATTGGAAAGTGGTGTGTCGGTGAGGGCTATCGACCTATCGAAAGAGGAGCGGGACGAATTTGTAAGACCCTTACAGTTTATTACCGATAAACCAGTGATGTATGTCTGCAATGTGGACGAGGAATCGGCTGCTACGGGGAACGCCTATGTGGAAAAAGTGAAGGAGGCCGTAACCGATGAGAATGCCGAGGTCATCGTGCTGGCCGTCGGCACGGAGGCCGATATCACCGAGCTGGATACCTACGAGGAACGACAAATGTTCTTGGAGGATCTGGGACTGAAAGAGCCGGGTTCGGCGAAATTAATCCGGGGCGCCTACAAGCTGTTGGATCTGGAAACATACTTTACGGCGGGGGAGAAGGAAGTAAGGGCCTGGACCATACCAGTAGGAGCTAGTGCCCCTCAGGCTGCGGGAGTTATCCATACCGACTTCGAAAAGGGCTTTATCCGGGCCGAGGTCATTTCCTATGCCGATTATGTCAACTACGGCAGCGAGGCCAAAGTCAAGGAGGCGGGAAAAATGAGGATCGAGGGCAAGGATTACGTTGTGAAGGATGGCGATGTGGTGCACTTTCGGTTTAACGTGTAAGAGTGTAGGGTTTTCAAATTCCACGAGGAATCACCTTCCAAATGCCATGTGCTAAATCCCATTTTATTATGGGACCAGGAATTTTATTTCACTCATAAAGTCGAAGCCTTTTCCTAAGCACGTTCATTTCGTTTTCCATTTCCCGAAGGCGTCGCAGCATATGGTCTAGGGCATCTATTCCTTCTAAGTTAATCCCTAAGTCGTTGTGAAGGCGATCAAAACGTTCGATTTCGGGGATTTCTTCGTCCGAGATATAGATTTCCGTTTCGATTTGCTTGCATTCAATGAGTCCGAATTCGTTCAGGGCGCTAATGAACGAATCGGGTATATGGGTCCGCTCGCAATACCGTCGGACTAAAATATAGTTTTCTTTTTCCATGATGTAAGTGCTGTACCTGCCGCGCGGCGAACAGGTTGATTTACGCAAGGGGGTTTGTTTATTTTCTCAATTTCGAAAGTTCTTTAAATAATTTCTTTTCCTTGTCCGTCAAGTCCTTAGGAAGTACTACCTTATAGGTTACATAAAGGTCCCCTGCCTGATTTTCCTTCTTGTATTTGGGCATGCCTTTCCCCTTTAACTTCACTTTGGTATCGCTTTGGGATTCGGGCTTGACCTTTAACTTAACTTTCCCGCTCAGGGTGTCCACCTGTATCTCCCCGCCCAGTAGGGCTTTGTACAAGTCGATTTCCACTGTTTTGTAAAGGTCGTCGCCAACACGTTGAAATGCGGTGTTGTTGAATACTTGAAACGTAAGGTAGAGGTCCCCTTTTGGCCCTCCGTTCATGCCTTCGGCCCCATAGCCTTTTATCTTGATGGTCTGCCCGTCTTCTACCCCCGCGGGAATGGTCAGACGGATTTTCTTCTCGCCCAGATCAATGGTCTGTTTTTGAGAGCTAATGATGTCGGTCAGGTTCAATCGAAGACTGGCGTTAAAGTCCTGACCCTTAAATTGACGTGTGCCTCTACCGCTACTTCTTCTTGAACCGCCGGATGCTCCTCCGAACATGGACTCGAAGAAGTCGGAAAACTCGCTTTCGGAGAAATCACCCGTCGTTCGGTATTGGCCGCCGCCGCCGAATCCACCGCCAAATCCACCTCCGGAGGCTCCTCCAAAGCCTCCTCCGAACCCGCCCGAGGCGGACTGTCGCTTTTGGGCCTCTTCGTAGGCGTCGGCGTGCTGCCATTCCTTGCCGTACTTATCGTATTTTTTCCGTTTTTCAGGGTCGCTCAGCACCTCATTGGCCTCGTTGATCTGCTGGAATTTATGCTGGGAAGCTTTGTTATCGGGATTGAGATCGGGGTGGTGCTTGCGCGCCAATTTGCGATAGGCCTTTTTTATTTCCGCCTCGGACGCGTTCTTTTCCAGTCCGAGCACTTTGTAGTAATCGATGAAATCCATAGCATTCAGTTGTGGTTCGAAATTTAAAAAAAGTTAATGACTTGCCTTGAGCTTTTTGCCCATTTTTGTTAGCACGGAAATGAAAACTTTAAATTTTCAGTAAAGATCTAGGTGCCTGACCGGCCATAGATACGGTTTGCTAGTGGTAAAACACAGGAAAGGGCAAGCAAGAACAAAAGGAGAGAATAAACCTACCGAAGCCTCCCAAAAAGACAAGGTATTGCCTAAAAACACCCTTTTGCCTTCAATTATCCTTGTTCCTAATTCCTTTTGTTTTTTGTCACTCTGAATTTCATCCATAATTTTTCGCTAAAATTGGGGAAGAGCCTTGGAATTTTCCGTCCTACAGCATAAAATAGGATATTTCACGTTGGATATATCAACAATCCAACAACTTTCATTGTTAATTACTTTAAAGCCTAGGGGTTTCCTATTTTTGCAAGTCGCCTTATCTTTAGCCACACCGGTAAAATACTGACCATGTCCGACAACAGCCAATATACAGAAGATAATATCCGCTCGCTCGATTGGAAAGAGCACATTCGGCTACGCCCCGGGATGTACATCGGTAAATTGGGGGACGGATCGTCCGCCGATGACGGAATTTACATCCTTTTAAAAGAAACTTTGGATAATTCCATTGACGAGTTCGTGATGGGGGCGGGCAAGACTATCGAGATTTCCATCCACGGAGACCGGGTCATAGTACGGGACTACGGCCGGGGAATTCCTTTGGGAAAAGTAGTCGATGTGGTATCTAAAATGAACACAGGCGGCAAGTACGACACCCGCGCCTTTAAAAAGTCCGTCGGCCTCAATGGGGTCGGTACCAAAGCGGTCAACGCGCTCTCCAGCTATTTTCGGGTGGAAAGTACCCGCGACGGCAAATCCAAGTCCGCCGAATTCGAGGTGGGAGAGCTTAAGAACGAGGAGCTTCTCGATGAGACCAGTCGCCGTCGCGGCACAAAGATTACCTTTACGCCCGATGAGGGCATCTTCAAAAAGTACAAGTATCGCAACGAGTATGTCGAGCGCATGCTCAAGAACTACGTCTATTTGAATCCGGGACTGACCATCGTCTTTAACGGGGAAAAGTTCCACTCCGAAAATGGACTCAAAGATCTTTTAGAGGATAATAACCATAAGGAAGACCTCTTATATCCGGTCATCCATCTAAAGGGAGACGATATCGAGGTGGCCATGACCCATAGCAAAACCCAGTACAGCGAAAGCTACCATTCGTTCGTAAACGGCCAACATACCACCCAGGGCGGCACCCACCAAAGTGCCTTTCGGGAGGCGCTCGTGAAGACCATCCGCGATTTTTACGGCAAGAATTTCGACGCGTCCGATATTCGGAAGTCCATCATCTCCGCCATTTCCATCAAGGTGATGGAGCCGGTCTTCGAGAGCCAGACCAAGACCAAACTGGGCTCTACCGACATGGGCGGCGATTTCCCCACGGTACGCACCTATATCAACGATTTTGTAGGGCGATATTTAGACAACTATCTGCACAAGTATCCCGAGACCGCGGATAAGCTGCAACGGAAGATCTTGATGGCCGAAAAAGAGCGAAAGGAGCTTTCGGGCATTCGTAAATTGGCGCGGGACCGGGCCAAGAAAGCCAGCTTGCACAACAAGAAGCTGCGGGATTGCCGGGTACATCTGGAGGATATGAAGAACGACAGGCGCCTTGAAAGTACCCTGTTCATAACCGAGGGCGATTCCGCCTCAGGATCGATCACCAAATCGAGGGACGTGAACACCCAGGCCGTGTTCAGCCTGCGGGGCAAGCCGTTGAACTCCTACAACATGTCCAAAAAAATCGTATATGAAAACGAAGAGTTCAATCTATTGCAGGCGGCCTTGAACATCGAGGAATCTTTGGAGGACCTGCGCTATAATAATATTGTAATCGCCACGGATGCCGATGTGGACGGCATGCACATCCGGTTGTTGTTGATCACCTTCTTCCTTCAGTTTTTTCCGGAACTGATCAAGGAAGGTCATCTGTATATTCTGCAAACCCCGCTTTTCCGGGTGCGGAACAAAAAAGAGACCAGATATTGCTACAGTGAGGAAGAACGGAAGGAGGCCATCAATACCCTATCGGGAAAATTGGAAATTACCCGGTTCAAGGGACTCGGCGAAATATCGCCGGACGAGTTCCAACATTTTATTGGGGACGATATCCGGCTGG
Encoded here:
- a CDS encoding chaperone modulator CbpM: MRKSTCSPRGRYSTYIMEKENYILVRRYCERTHIPDSFISALNEFGLIECKQIETEIYISDEEIPEIERFDRLHNDLGINLEGIDALDHMLRRLREMENEMNVLRKRLRLYE
- a CDS encoding J domain-containing protein, producing MDFIDYYKVLGLEKNASEAEIKKAYRKLARKHHPDLNPDNKASQHKFQQINEANEVLSDPEKRKKYDKYGKEWQHADAYEEAQKRQSASGGFGGGFGGASGGGFGGGFGGGGQYRTTGDFSESEFSDFFESMFGGASGGSRRSSGRGTRQFKGQDFNASLRLNLTDIISSQKQTIDLGEKKIRLTIPAGVEDGQTIKIKGYGAEGMNGGPKGDLYLTFQVFNNTAFQRVGDDLYKTVEIDLYKALLGGEIQVDTLSGKVKLKVKPESQSDTKVKLKGKGMPKYKKENQAGDLYVTYKVVLPKDLTDKEKKLFKELSKLRK
- the ychF gene encoding redox-regulated ATPase YchF, with the translated sequence MKAGIVGLPNVGKSTLFNCLSNAKAQSANFPFCTIEPNIGVVNVPDERLLKLEELVDPQRVLPATVEIVDIAGLVKGASKGEGLGNQFLGNIRETDAILHVLRCFDDENVVHVDGSVDPIRDKETIDMELQLKDLETVEKKLDKVKRAGKTGNKDALKEATVLGKVKSGLESGVSVRAIDLSKEERDEFVRPLQFITDKPVMYVCNVDEESAATGNAYVEKVKEAVTDENAEVIVLAVGTEADITELDTYEERQMFLEDLGLKEPGSAKLIRGAYKLLDLETYFTAGEKEVRAWTIPVGASAPQAAGVIHTDFEKGFIRAEVISYADYVNYGSEAKVKEAGKMRIEGKDYVVKDGDVVHFRFNV
- a CDS encoding DNA topoisomerase IV subunit B, producing MSDNSQYTEDNIRSLDWKEHIRLRPGMYIGKLGDGSSADDGIYILLKETLDNSIDEFVMGAGKTIEISIHGDRVIVRDYGRGIPLGKVVDVVSKMNTGGKYDTRAFKKSVGLNGVGTKAVNALSSYFRVESTRDGKSKSAEFEVGELKNEELLDETSRRRGTKITFTPDEGIFKKYKYRNEYVERMLKNYVYLNPGLTIVFNGEKFHSENGLKDLLEDNNHKEDLLYPVIHLKGDDIEVAMTHSKTQYSESYHSFVNGQHTTQGGTHQSAFREALVKTIRDFYGKNFDASDIRKSIISAISIKVMEPVFESQTKTKLGSTDMGGDFPTVRTYINDFVGRYLDNYLHKYPETADKLQRKILMAEKERKELSGIRKLARDRAKKASLHNKKLRDCRVHLEDMKNDRRLESTLFITEGDSASGSITKSRDVNTQAVFSLRGKPLNSYNMSKKIVYENEEFNLLQAALNIEESLEDLRYNNIVIATDADVDGMHIRLLLITFFLQFFPELIKEGHLYILQTPLFRVRNKKETRYCYSEEERKEAINTLSGKLEITRFKGLGEISPDEFQHFIGDDIRLEPVMLDKAISIEQLLKFYMGKNTPDRQEFIIENLKVEVDLVEENQL